The following proteins are encoded in a genomic region of Lachnospiraceae bacterium KM106-2:
- a CDS encoding glutamate synthase [NADPH] large chain, with translation MKNCTLVIMAAGIGSRYGKGIKQLEVVGPSGELIIDYSIYAAKRAGFNKVVFIIREDIEKEFREAIGDRIQDQIKVEYVFQDINNLPGGLHKPADRTKPWGTGQAVLACKGIVNEPFVVINADDYYGDMAFEKVYEFLCQAKDGLEKPEYCMVGFQLGNTLSENGSVTRGVCQVSENHQLVDVIETTGIHEEDGKIVSDLDNPLTHKELVSMNMWGFTPDIFEVLENKFIDFLQGLSSDDIKSEYLLPNIVDQLLKAGKCNVTVLTSSDRWFGVTYHEDKDFVVNSILQLIENDVYPKDLYK, from the coding sequence TTGAAAAACTGTACTTTAGTAATCATGGCTGCCGGAATCGGTAGTAGATATGGTAAAGGTATCAAACAGCTTGAAGTAGTTGGTCCAAGTGGCGAATTAATTATCGACTATTCTATTTATGCCGCAAAGCGTGCAGGATTTAATAAAGTTGTATTTATAATTCGGGAAGATATCGAAAAAGAATTTAGAGAAGCAATTGGTGATCGTATTCAAGATCAAATTAAAGTTGAATATGTATTCCAAGATATTAATAATCTTCCTGGCGGGTTACATAAGCCAGCAGATCGCACAAAGCCTTGGGGCACTGGACAAGCAGTTCTTGCTTGTAAAGGTATCGTAAATGAACCATTTGTAGTTATCAATGCTGATGATTATTATGGCGATATGGCCTTTGAAAAAGTATATGAGTTTTTATGCCAAGCAAAAGATGGCTTAGAAAAACCAGAATACTGTATGGTTGGGTTCCAATTAGGCAATACATTAAGCGAAAATGGTTCCGTTACACGTGGTGTTTGCCAAGTAAGTGAAAATCATCAATTAGTTGACGTAATTGAAACAACTGGAATTCACGAAGAAGATGGAAAGATCGTATCTGATCTTGATAATCCTCTTACCCATAAAGAACTTGTATCTATGAATATGTGGGGATTCACTCCTGACATCTTCGAGGTATTAGAAAATAAATTTATTGATTTTCTTCAGGGTCTAAGTTCAGATGATATCAAATCTGAATATTTATTACCAAACATTGTAGATCAATTATTAAAAGCAGGAAAATGTAACGTTACTGTACTTACTTCTTCTGATCGTTGGTTTGGAGTAACTTATCATGAAGATAAAGATTTTGTGGTTAACTCTATTCTTCAATTAATTGAAAATGACGTTTACCCAAAAGACCTATATAAATAA
- a CDS encoding UDP-N-acetylglucosamine 4,6-dehydratase yields MARNLYYYAPINTIVTLVIFFLFRMYNSLWRYASIDEVVNILYACTLAEAIQFFGIKMANLTMSTTYFGIDFMLMITLVTASRFCYRFLRLYSSKAHAENKRKIMIIGAGEAANAIIKEITISSYLDGVVVCAIDDNKDKINSYIQGVKIVGDRSSIVHCVREYQVTDIIIAMPSVGRRDIKEILDICKDTGCQMKILPGMYQLINEEVSVSRLRRVEIEDLLGREPIQLNVGNIMTYISDKVVLVTGGGGSIGSELCRQIVKYAPKQLVIFDIYENNAYDIQQELKHDYPNVDVRVIIGSVRNTERVNKLFETYRPDIVYHAAAHKHVPLMEDSPNEAIKNNVFGTYKTAIAASKYGAKRFVLISTDKAVNPTNVMGASKRMCEMIIQAFNRNSDTEFVAVRFGNVLGSNGSVIPLFRKQIEAGGPVTVTHPDIIRYFMTIPEAVSLVLEAGALARGGEIFILDMGEPVKILDLAKNLIRLSGYTIGRDIQIQFTGLRPGEKLFEEMLMDEEGLKETNNKMIHIGKPIEFNEELFFEKLDDLYKSVYSECDNVRELIKEMVPTYQYNTGKSELKETNKLKQIEDVDIEDHVSHLPIKDEIK; encoded by the coding sequence ATGGCTAGGAATCTTTATTATTATGCACCGATCAATACGATAGTAACATTGGTTATCTTCTTTCTTTTTAGAATGTATAATAGTCTGTGGAGATATGCCAGTATTGATGAAGTTGTAAATATATTGTATGCGTGTACGTTAGCAGAGGCAATTCAGTTCTTTGGAATTAAGATGGCTAATTTGACAATGTCGACAACCTACTTTGGAATCGATTTTATGTTAATGATCACGTTAGTGACAGCAAGTAGATTCTGTTACCGTTTTCTGCGTTTATATAGTTCAAAAGCGCATGCCGAAAACAAGAGAAAAATTATGATCATCGGCGCGGGGGAAGCGGCAAATGCTATCATTAAAGAAATTACGATTAGCTCTTATTTAGATGGAGTAGTTGTTTGTGCAATTGATGATAATAAAGATAAAATAAATAGCTACATACAAGGGGTAAAGATTGTAGGAGATCGCTCCTCAATCGTTCATTGTGTTAGAGAATACCAGGTTACAGATATTATTATTGCAATGCCAAGTGTAGGAAGACGTGATATTAAGGAAATTCTTGATATCTGTAAGGATACGGGATGTCAGATGAAGATACTTCCTGGAATGTATCAGCTGATCAACGAAGAAGTATCTGTTAGCAGATTGCGTCGTGTTGAAATTGAAGATTTACTTGGTAGAGAGCCGATTCAATTAAATGTTGGCAATATTATGACATATATCAGCGATAAAGTAGTTTTAGTAACCGGTGGTGGCGGATCGATCGGTAGCGAATTATGTAGACAGATCGTGAAGTATGCACCAAAGCAGCTAGTTATTTTTGATATCTATGAGAATAATGCTTATGATATCCAACAAGAGTTAAAGCATGATTATCCAAATGTGGATGTAAGGGTAATCATTGGTTCCGTTAGAAATACAGAGCGTGTAAATAAATTATTTGAAACTTATCGTCCAGATATCGTTTATCATGCAGCAGCACATAAGCATGTACCACTTATGGAAGACAGTCCAAATGAGGCAATTAAAAATAATGTATTTGGTACTTATAAGACAGCGATTGCAGCTAGCAAGTATGGCGCAAAGCGTTTTGTACTGATTTCAACAGATAAAGCAGTTAATCCAACGAATGTTATGGGTGCTTCTAAGAGAATGTGTGAAATGATCATTCAGGCATTTAATCGTAATTCGGATACTGAGTTTGTAGCAGTAAGATTTGGTAATGTACTTGGAAGTAATGGTAGCGTAATACCATTGTTCCGCAAGCAGATTGAAGCAGGTGGACCAGTAACGGTAACACATCCGGATATCATTCGTTACTTTATGACAATTCCAGAGGCTGTTTCACTTGTGTTGGAAGCTGGAGCGCTTGCAAGAGGCGGAGAGATTTTCATCCTTGATATGGGTGAACCAGTAAAAATACTTGATCTGGCAAAGAACTTGATTCGTTTATCAGGATATACCATTGGAAGAGATATTCAAATTCAATTTACCGGCTTACGTCCAGGAGAAAAATTATTTGAAGAGATGCTAATGGATGAAGAAGGATTAAAAGAAACGAATAATAAGATGATCCACATAGGAAAACCAATTGAATTTAATGAAGAATTATTTTTTGAAAAATTGGACGACTTATATAAATCAGTCTATAGTGAATGTGATAATGTACGAGAGCTTATTAAAGAAATGGTTCCAACTTATCAATACAATACTGGGAAATCTGAGTTAAAAGAGACAAATAAACTAAAACAAATTGAAGATGTTGATATCGAAGATCATGTTTCACATCTTCCAATAAAGGATGAGATAAAATGA
- a CDS encoding acyltransferase/acetyltransferase encodes MMNKIKERYDWVDVSRAIALIFVYLGHWVSMNLEAFAYTFHLQLFFIIAGFFAVKQEKKSVRQFISKRIIGITIPFALWAWIGFVLNDSDVKNIGFKQILSIFLEPNHIEPNYWFFPVILSVSIVYYFFKRYFTSSGLICLFSYVIYLFFGEIPVISEKCNVFLKLANLPVLNRINAWFSISGIPQYLFWYALGAFSFEYIVRLVKYSKKNKKTVVRFHITGLVLVFISSMLFFRRLESLYFIRSIIKVTFFFVNIKLIWTLIVCMAVIYMSIVLQESNLLQFIGKHTMALMGLEFITHGYITLHFLPMINLGLPNIDTTVDVVIITIIHLAINLMLVKWICRYTPVLDGKLHTEKV; translated from the coding sequence ATGATGAACAAAATAAAAGAACGATATGACTGGGTTGATGTTTCTAGAGCTATTGCATTAATATTTGTTTATTTAGGGCATTGGGTAAGTATGAATTTAGAAGCTTTTGCATATACGTTCCATTTGCAATTATTTTTCATTATTGCTGGTTTTTTTGCTGTTAAGCAAGAGAAAAAATCAGTGAGGCAATTTATATCAAAAAGGATTATTGGCATAACAATTCCATTTGCGTTGTGGGCGTGGATTGGATTCGTATTGAATGATTCAGATGTGAAAAACATAGGCTTTAAACAAATTTTGAGTATTTTTTTAGAACCTAATCATATTGAACCAAATTATTGGTTTTTTCCAGTAATACTTAGTGTTAGTATAGTTTATTATTTTTTCAAGAGATATTTTACGAGTAGTGGACTTATATGTTTGTTCTCTTATGTAATATATTTATTCTTTGGAGAAATACCAGTTATATCTGAAAAGTGTAATGTTTTTTTAAAACTAGCTAATCTTCCGGTATTGAATCGAATTAACGCTTGGTTTTCAATCTCAGGAATACCGCAATATCTATTCTGGTATGCTTTAGGTGCATTTAGTTTTGAGTATATTGTTAGGTTAGTAAAATATAGTAAAAAAAATAAAAAAACAGTGGTGAGATTTCATATTACTGGTCTAGTACTTGTGTTTATTTCATCAATGCTATTTTTTAGAAGATTAGAAAGTTTATATTTTATACGCTCAATAATTAAAGTGACGTTTTTCTTTGTAAATATTAAATTGATTTGGACTCTTATTGTATGTATGGCTGTTATATACATGAGTATCGTATTGCAGGAATCAAATCTGCTCCAATTTATAGGAAAGCATACTATGGCTTTGATGGGACTTGAATTTATAACACATGGTTATATTACATTGCATTTTTTACCAATGATAAATTTAGGATTACCTAATATAGATACTACAGTGGATGTTGTAATTATTACTATTATACATCTTGCAATTAATTTGATGCTAGTGAAATGGATTTGTAGATATACACCTGTATTGGATGGAAAACTCCATACAGAGAAAGTATAA